Proteins from one Vulgatibacter sp. genomic window:
- a CDS encoding DUF4215 domain-containing protein, translated as MCCRGFGWLAVLAAALALGACGDEGGGPGGTGGTGGTGGAPAVCGDGVMQVGEGCDRGEENSDDRPNACRTDCTLYRCGDGVRDQGEACDGGAFCTGSCTVIEGCGNGIVEGDEACDDGAGNNDELPGACRTTCVLPACGDGVADEGEACDDGAANSDTAADACRTTCELSACGDGVVDAAESCDDGAANSDTAADACRSSCVPARCGDGILDGEERCDDGEANSDNAPDACRTTCTVATCGDGVADAGEACDEGDANSDENADACRTSCALATCGDGTVDSGEACDAGAANDDHTADACRTTCSVAACGDGVVDTGEACDDGNTDDLDGCSAACLFEAVCGDGVREYQERCDDGNVAAGDGCGATCLLETGVCGASIVDLNQRANFSGGQDFLFDGTLFGAGDDASGSCSEGDGEDLTLALWVPQRARVELTTEVGLSLESDTQLFVRGNCADPGTELACNEDVAGDMGRYASAVTLDDVAAGTQLYVTVDTWGEGEPGGDFTLAGHMAWLVGRGEACDPAGRATVCETGDICVASVCVQAICGDGIVTRSIGEMCDDGNTTGGDGCGSTCLVEGGLCTDALTFTFDATTNVGTVSGTTVDAGDETALSCADGAINADAFATFTSPIDAAWDIRSAADFNTVLAVQATCGDASAELACSNSARFDQTGEDLLRIVLDAGASVTVVIDGYGAWNMSHGTFTLTATPLPIRAEGAACDPSEALDVCAAGLYCHQTLSLCTAPACGNGWLEDGEQCDDGNTAAGDGCSDTCSYEVVMEVEPNDDATTAMSIATGVTYQGAIDSYDIEYFAFAATAGTTYAIETSIGSLGACTASFPHTNDATLLLYDTDGSTELTRSWTSSPNCPRISFTPSVSGTYYLAFREFMPPPNNSRTIDPWFLSIQ; from the coding sequence ATGTGTTGTCGAGGTTTCGGTTGGCTCGCGGTGCTGGCAGCGGCGCTCGCGCTGGGCGCCTGTGGTGACGAGGGCGGCGGCCCGGGGGGGACCGGCGGCACGGGGGGCACGGGCGGCGCCCCGGCGGTCTGCGGCGACGGCGTGATGCAGGTGGGCGAGGGATGCGACCGCGGCGAGGAGAACAGCGACGATCGGCCCAACGCGTGCCGCACCGATTGCACGCTCTACCGCTGCGGCGACGGGGTCCGCGATCAGGGCGAGGCCTGCGACGGTGGCGCGTTCTGTACCGGCAGCTGCACGGTGATCGAGGGCTGCGGCAACGGCATCGTCGAGGGGGACGAGGCGTGTGACGACGGCGCCGGCAACAACGACGAGCTGCCCGGCGCCTGCCGCACCACCTGCGTGCTGCCTGCCTGCGGTGACGGCGTGGCGGACGAGGGCGAGGCCTGCGACGACGGGGCCGCCAACAGCGACACCGCCGCCGACGCCTGCCGCACCACCTGCGAGCTGTCGGCCTGCGGTGACGGCGTCGTCGACGCTGCGGAGAGCTGCGACGACGGCGCGGCGAACAGCGACACCGCCGCCGATGCCTGCAGGTCCAGCTGCGTTCCCGCCCGCTGCGGTGACGGTATCCTCGATGGAGAGGAACGTTGCGACGACGGCGAGGCGAACAGCGACAACGCCCCCGATGCCTGCCGCACCACCTGCACGGTGGCCACCTGCGGCGACGGCGTCGCCGACGCCGGCGAGGCCTGCGACGAGGGCGACGCCAACAGCGACGAGAACGCGGACGCCTGCCGCACCAGCTGCGCCCTCGCCACCTGCGGCGACGGCACGGTGGACAGCGGCGAGGCGTGTGACGCAGGCGCCGCCAACGACGACCACACCGCGGATGCCTGCCGCACCACCTGCAGCGTTGCCGCCTGCGGCGACGGCGTGGTCGACACCGGCGAGGCCTGCGACGACGGGAACACCGACGATCTCGACGGCTGCAGCGCCGCCTGCCTCTTCGAGGCGGTTTGCGGCGACGGGGTGCGCGAATACCAGGAGCGCTGCGACGACGGAAATGTCGCCGCCGGCGACGGCTGCGGCGCGACCTGCCTGCTCGAGACCGGGGTCTGCGGCGCCTCGATCGTCGATCTGAACCAGCGCGCCAACTTCAGCGGCGGGCAGGACTTCCTCTTCGACGGCACCCTGTTCGGCGCCGGCGACGACGCCAGCGGCTCCTGCTCCGAGGGCGACGGCGAGGACCTCACCCTCGCGCTCTGGGTGCCCCAGCGGGCGAGGGTCGAGCTGACCACCGAGGTGGGCCTGAGCCTGGAGAGCGACACCCAGCTCTTCGTCCGCGGGAACTGCGCCGACCCGGGCACCGAGCTCGCCTGCAACGAGGACGTCGCCGGCGACATGGGGCGCTATGCCTCCGCCGTCACCCTCGACGACGTGGCAGCGGGCACGCAGCTCTACGTCACCGTCGACACCTGGGGCGAAGGGGAGCCCGGTGGCGATTTCACCCTCGCCGGCCACATGGCCTGGCTGGTGGGCCGCGGCGAGGCCTGCGACCCTGCGGGCAGGGCCACGGTCTGCGAGACCGGCGACATCTGCGTCGCCTCGGTCTGCGTCCAGGCGATCTGCGGCGACGGCATCGTCACCCGCTCGATCGGCGAGATGTGCGACGACGGGAACACGACGGGCGGCGACGGCTGCGGATCCACCTGCCTCGTCGAGGGTGGCCTCTGCACCGACGCGCTCACCTTCACCTTCGACGCGACCACGAACGTGGGCACCGTCTCGGGTACCACCGTCGACGCCGGCGACGAGACCGCGCTCTCCTGCGCCGACGGCGCGATCAACGCCGACGCGTTCGCCACCTTCACCTCACCCATCGACGCAGCCTGGGACATCCGCTCCGCGGCGGACTTCAACACCGTGCTCGCGGTGCAGGCCACCTGCGGCGATGCGTCCGCCGAGCTCGCCTGCTCCAACAGCGCGCGCTTCGACCAGACCGGCGAGGACCTGCTCCGCATCGTCCTCGACGCCGGCGCGAGCGTGACCGTCGTGATCGACGGCTACGGCGCCTGGAACATGAGCCACGGCACCTTCACCCTCACCGCCACGCCGCTGCCGATTCGCGCCGAGGGCGCCGCCTGCGATCCGAGCGAGGCACTCGACGTCTGTGCCGCCGGCCTCTACTGCCACCAGACCCTCTCGCTCTGCACCGCGCCGGCCTGCGGCAACGGCTGGCTCGAGGACGGCGAGCAGTGCGACGACGGCAACACCGCAGCTGGCGACGGATGCAGCGACACCTGCAGCTACGAGGTGGTGATGGAGGTCGAGCCGAACGACGACGCCACGACGGCGATGTCGATCGCCACCGGCGTGACCTACCAGGGCGCCATCGACTCCTACGACATCGAGTACTTCGCCTTCGCGGCGACCGCAGGGACCACCTACGCGATCGAGACCTCGATCGGCTCGCTGGGAGCCTGCACCGCCAGCTTCCCCCACACCAACGACGCGACCCTGCTCCTCTACGACACCGACGGCAGCACCGAGCTCACCCGGTCGTGGACGAGTTCGCCCAACTGCCCCCGGATCAGCTTCACGCCCTCGGTGAGCGGCACCTACTACCTCGCCTTCCGGGAGTTCATGCCGCCGCCGAACAACAGCCGCACCATCGATCCCTGGTTCCTCTCGATCCAGTGA
- a CDS encoding S8 family serine peptidase, producing the protein MKRSLLAALVLAPLPALAAGVSPLLLHPPRLPGAPAALVAAEVEVSIVLDRAPDAAMLAALAAAGAVPVRLADGSPALVGEVLGAVVHREQLETVGAVPGVLSVEPASPLTVIRPLVETTAQLGVPSIWHPALSGVPNLGEGIVIGDYEGAWDIFHPDLFFPDGGLYAFTDVDGDGVAGEGDLVDLDGDGTPEAPLSLVGGPSSLGAPEVENPPGFDPGIEWLYVDLDGNGERDHGAAKGFDDTVPAFGEPIFAGDDVDADGKLQVGERLVRLGTSKVRAISVDAGSSGVKLYERGVDLSSYVPALDPYHGTGTTGIVAGGWPGLRRWTGVAPGAELFLAANRSPAVALGQAKEVGVDVMFWEQNDFGTWDGSSAFERAVSSAAAGGMIQVAPAGNAAAAGKSMEIAPLEGTETVRVSTVGRGYRGFYLWISFPGSPEDVDLVVEAPDGSSADFTGLGSQAPQLQATAGGAKLQAYASQSTRGFSSIVLVAAPAAGSTLPQQEVTLRLTSAGGVERLRGFLWDDLSGWSRGVSFLDHESDAGSAMAPSTADTVIAVSAHGGVMDMDVPGGGAAGARRGYAGMGPRIDGAPLIDISSPDDPIAPMSTAGLGHGAYFRFGGTSGATPHVAGVAALLRAAQPDLSHDEVEAILTGSARRDSYTGEELPNESYGYGKLDAAAAILGQPVEPGAPPALRLEVVGAAWAGRPITLRAVVDDADGDGAQASVSWDVGYDRSYEAGPANLQEHTFTVDAPGLVPVVAEVIDPTGRSARARLEVEVVEAPPFEEDGGGEGGGCNGSGPEPVAWILPALPLLLRRRRLLHRA; encoded by the coding sequence ATGAAGCGTTCGCTCCTCGCCGCCCTGGTCCTCGCGCCGCTCCCCGCCCTCGCCGCCGGGGTGTCGCCGCTCCTCCTCCACCCGCCCCGGCTTCCCGGTGCGCCTGCAGCCCTCGTCGCCGCCGAGGTCGAGGTATCGATCGTCCTCGATCGCGCCCCCGACGCGGCGATGCTCGCCGCCCTCGCGGCGGCAGGGGCCGTTCCGGTGCGCCTCGCCGACGGCAGCCCCGCCCTGGTCGGCGAGGTGCTCGGCGCGGTGGTGCACCGCGAGCAGCTCGAGACCGTCGGCGCCGTTCCCGGCGTGCTCTCGGTGGAGCCTGCCTCGCCACTCACCGTGATCCGGCCCCTCGTCGAGACCACCGCACAGCTCGGTGTCCCCTCGATCTGGCACCCGGCGCTCTCCGGCGTTCCCAACCTCGGCGAGGGGATCGTCATCGGCGACTACGAGGGCGCCTGGGACATCTTCCACCCCGACCTCTTCTTCCCCGACGGCGGCCTCTACGCGTTCACCGACGTCGATGGCGACGGCGTCGCCGGCGAAGGCGACCTCGTCGATCTCGACGGCGACGGGACGCCCGAGGCACCGCTCTCGCTGGTCGGCGGACCGAGCAGCCTCGGCGCGCCGGAGGTGGAGAACCCGCCGGGCTTCGACCCCGGCATCGAGTGGCTCTACGTCGACCTCGACGGCAACGGCGAGCGGGACCACGGCGCGGCGAAGGGCTTCGACGACACGGTGCCCGCCTTCGGCGAGCCGATCTTCGCTGGGGACGACGTCGACGCCGACGGCAAGCTGCAGGTCGGCGAGCGGCTGGTCCGGCTGGGAACCTCGAAGGTCCGGGCGATCTCGGTCGACGCCGGGAGCAGCGGGGTGAAGCTCTACGAGCGTGGCGTGGATCTCTCGAGCTACGTGCCGGCGCTCGATCCCTACCACGGCACCGGCACCACGGGCATCGTCGCCGGCGGCTGGCCCGGGCTGCGGCGCTGGACCGGCGTCGCCCCCGGCGCCGAGCTCTTCCTCGCCGCCAACCGCAGCCCGGCGGTTGCCCTCGGGCAGGCGAAGGAGGTCGGCGTCGACGTGATGTTCTGGGAGCAGAACGACTTCGGCACCTGGGACGGCTCTTCGGCGTTCGAGCGTGCGGTGAGCAGCGCCGCTGCCGGCGGCATGATCCAGGTGGCGCCTGCAGGAAACGCCGCTGCAGCGGGCAAGTCGATGGAGATCGCGCCGCTCGAAGGCACGGAGACGGTGCGGGTGAGCACCGTCGGCAGGGGCTACCGGGGCTTCTACCTCTGGATCAGCTTCCCGGGGAGCCCCGAAGACGTCGACCTGGTGGTGGAGGCGCCCGATGGCAGCAGCGCCGACTTCACCGGCCTCGGCTCGCAGGCGCCCCAGCTGCAGGCGACGGCTGGCGGCGCGAAGCTGCAGGCCTACGCCTCCCAGAGCACCCGCGGTTTCAGCTCGATCGTGCTGGTGGCGGCGCCCGCTGCAGGCAGCACCCTGCCGCAGCAGGAGGTCACCCTGCGGCTCACCAGCGCAGGCGGCGTGGAGCGGCTCCGGGGCTTCCTGTGGGACGATCTCTCGGGCTGGTCGCGCGGCGTGAGCTTCCTCGATCACGAAAGTGATGCGGGCAGCGCGATGGCGCCCTCCACCGCCGACACGGTGATCGCGGTGAGCGCCCACGGCGGCGTGATGGACATGGACGTGCCGGGCGGCGGCGCGGCAGGCGCGCGGCGCGGCTATGCGGGCATGGGCCCGCGCATCGACGGCGCGCCGCTCATCGACATCTCCTCGCCCGACGATCCGATCGCCCCCATGTCCACCGCGGGCCTGGGCCACGGCGCCTACTTCCGCTTCGGCGGCACCTCCGGCGCGACGCCGCACGTGGCCGGCGTGGCTGCGCTGCTCCGCGCCGCGCAGCCGGACCTCTCCCACGACGAGGTGGAGGCGATCCTCACCGGCAGCGCCCGCCGGGATTCCTACACCGGCGAGGAGCTGCCCAACGAGTCGTACGGCTACGGCAAGCTCGACGCCGCCGCGGCGATCCTGGGGCAGCCGGTTGAGCCTGGCGCGCCGCCGGCCCTGCGGCTCGAAGTGGTGGGCGCCGCCTGGGCGGGCAGGCCGATCACGCTGCGGGCGGTGGTGGACGACGCCGACGGCGACGGGGCGCAGGCCTCCGTCTCCTGGGACGTGGGCTACGACCGGAGCTACGAGGCGGGGCCCGCCAACCTGCAGGAGCACACCTTCACCGTGGACGCCCCGGGGCTGGTGCCGGTGGTGGCCGAGGTGATCGATCCCACCGGCAGGAGCGCGCGGGCGCGCCTCGAGGTGGAGGTGGTCGAGGCGCCGCCGTTCGAGGAGGACGGCGGAGGCGAGGGCGGCGGCTGCAACGGGTCGGGCCCGGAGCCCGTCGCCTGGATCCTCCCGGCCCTGCCGCTGCTGCTGCGCAGGCGCCGCCTGCTTCACCGGGCGTAA
- a CDS encoding bifunctional aspartate kinase/diaminopimelate decarboxylase, producing MSAWIVLKFGGTSVSTRERWETIAQVARARVAEGFRPLVVCSALTTISNQLEALLHRAVDGDHEPILAAIEEKHRSLAADMGVDADELLGSHFAELRRLALGVSLIRDASPKLKARLMATGELMSTVLGAAFLRRIGVDATWCDAREMLQAVREPNTNEGRRFLNATCGATPDPELQARLAALPGILVTQGFIARDEEGETVLLGRGGSDTSAAYLAARLAAARLEIWTDVPGMFTANPRQVGSARLLRHLGYEEAQEIATTGAKVLHPRCIEPARRHGIPLHVKCTTEPELEGTVISTEIADGNGQVKAVSARAGLTLVSMESLGMWQQVGFLADVFATFQRHGLSIDSVATSESNVTVSLDPGANGLDRAALQALTADLSRHCTAKVIGPCAAVSLVGRNIRSILHRLAPALEVFEEQRIYLLTQAASDLNLTFVMDEEQAEALVAKLHALLFGDVQPDGTFGPTWRELQGPAEKRNAVPESWWRRKAEKLVAMANEGQTPLYVYDEETLAESVGHLHSLPVDRVFYAVKANWNPEILRRFEAAGIGFECVSPGEIAHVKALFPDLPGERILFTPNFAPALDYVRGFEAGAWVTLDNLYPLQQWPALFAGRSIFVRVDPGQGDGHHKHVKTAGNYSKFGVPVDELPALAEIAAKNGTKIVGLHAHVGSGIRTAERWMQTATFLAAQADALFPDVRILDLGGGLGIVEKPGQEPLDIEAVGRNLAQVKAAHPRFELWLEPGRYLVARAGVLLAKVTQLKQKEDQAYVGIDAGMNALIRPALYGAFHEIANLSRLGEATTLRADVVGPICETGDVLGHGRMLPPTQEGDVVLVATAGAYGRAMSSEYNLRSPPAERLLPRD from the coding sequence ATGTCCGCTTGGATCGTCTTGAAGTTCGGCGGCACGAGTGTCTCGACCCGTGAGCGATGGGAAACCATCGCGCAGGTCGCCCGTGCCCGTGTAGCCGAGGGTTTCCGCCCCCTCGTCGTCTGCTCCGCCCTGACCACCATCAGCAACCAGCTCGAGGCCCTCCTCCACCGTGCGGTGGACGGCGACCACGAGCCCATCCTCGCAGCGATCGAGGAGAAACACCGCAGCCTCGCCGCCGACATGGGCGTCGATGCGGACGAGCTTCTCGGCAGCCACTTCGCCGAGCTGCGCCGCCTCGCCCTCGGCGTCTCGCTCATCCGCGACGCGAGCCCCAAGCTCAAAGCCCGGCTGATGGCCACCGGCGAGCTGATGTCCACCGTGCTGGGCGCCGCCTTCCTCCGCCGGATCGGCGTCGACGCCACCTGGTGCGACGCCCGCGAGATGCTGCAGGCGGTTCGCGAACCCAACACCAACGAGGGGCGCCGCTTCCTCAACGCCACCTGCGGAGCGACGCCCGATCCCGAGCTCCAGGCGCGCCTCGCGGCGCTGCCGGGGATCCTCGTCACCCAGGGCTTCATCGCCCGCGACGAGGAGGGCGAGACGGTGCTCCTCGGCCGCGGCGGCTCCGACACCTCGGCGGCCTACCTCGCAGCGCGGCTCGCTGCTGCCCGGCTCGAGATCTGGACCGACGTGCCGGGGATGTTCACCGCCAACCCGAGGCAGGTGGGCTCCGCCCGGCTGCTCCGCCACCTCGGCTACGAAGAGGCGCAGGAGATCGCCACCACCGGCGCCAAGGTGCTCCACCCGCGCTGCATCGAACCGGCGCGCCGCCACGGCATCCCGCTCCACGTCAAGTGCACCACCGAGCCCGAGCTCGAGGGCACGGTGATCTCCACGGAGATCGCCGATGGCAACGGCCAGGTGAAGGCGGTCTCCGCGAGGGCCGGGCTCACCCTCGTCTCGATGGAGAGCCTCGGCATGTGGCAGCAGGTCGGCTTCCTCGCCGACGTCTTCGCCACCTTCCAGCGCCACGGCCTCTCGATCGACTCGGTGGCCACCTCCGAGTCGAACGTCACCGTCTCGCTCGATCCGGGCGCCAATGGCCTCGATCGCGCGGCGCTGCAGGCGCTCACCGCCGACCTCTCCCGCCACTGCACCGCGAAGGTGATCGGACCCTGCGCGGCGGTGAGCCTCGTCGGGCGCAACATCCGCTCGATCCTCCACCGCCTCGCGCCGGCGCTCGAGGTCTTCGAGGAGCAGCGCATCTACCTGCTCACCCAGGCGGCCAGCGATCTCAACCTCACCTTCGTCATGGACGAGGAGCAGGCCGAGGCGCTGGTGGCGAAGCTCCACGCGCTCCTCTTCGGCGACGTGCAGCCCGATGGCACCTTCGGCCCCACCTGGCGCGAGCTGCAGGGCCCCGCCGAGAAGCGGAACGCCGTGCCCGAGAGCTGGTGGCGCCGCAAGGCGGAGAAGCTCGTCGCCATGGCGAACGAGGGGCAGACGCCGCTCTACGTCTACGACGAGGAGACCCTCGCCGAGTCGGTCGGTCATCTCCATTCGCTGCCGGTGGACCGGGTCTTCTACGCGGTGAAGGCCAACTGGAACCCGGAGATCCTGCGCCGCTTCGAGGCGGCGGGGATCGGCTTCGAGTGCGTCTCGCCCGGCGAGATCGCGCACGTGAAGGCGCTCTTCCCGGACCTGCCCGGCGAGCGGATCCTCTTCACGCCCAACTTCGCCCCGGCGCTCGACTACGTGCGCGGCTTCGAGGCGGGCGCGTGGGTGACCCTCGACAACCTCTACCCGCTGCAGCAGTGGCCCGCGCTCTTCGCCGGCCGCTCCATCTTCGTGCGCGTCGATCCGGGGCAGGGCGACGGCCACCACAAGCACGTCAAGACCGCGGGCAACTACTCCAAATTCGGCGTCCCGGTGGACGAGCTCCCCGCGCTCGCCGAGATCGCCGCGAAGAACGGCACGAAGATCGTCGGCCTCCACGCCCACGTCGGCAGCGGCATCCGCACCGCCGAGCGCTGGATGCAGACCGCCACCTTCCTCGCCGCGCAGGCCGACGCGCTCTTCCCCGACGTGCGGATCCTCGACCTCGGCGGCGGCCTCGGCATCGTCGAGAAGCCCGGGCAGGAGCCCCTCGACATCGAGGCGGTGGGCAGGAACCTCGCGCAGGTGAAGGCGGCCCACCCGCGCTTCGAGCTCTGGCTCGAGCCGGGCCGCTACCTGGTCGCCCGCGCCGGCGTGCTGCTGGCGAAGGTGACCCAGCTCAAGCAGAAGGAGGATCAGGCCTACGTCGGCATCGACGCCGGCATGAACGCTCTGATCCGGCCCGCGCTCTACGGCGCGTTCCACGAGATCGCGAACCTGAGCAGGCTCGGCGAGGCCACGACCCTGCGGGCCGACGTCGTGGGTCCGATCTGCGAGACCGGCGACGTCCTCGGCCACGGCCGGATGCTGCCGCCGACGCAGGAGGGCGACGTGGTCCTCGTCGCCACCGCCGGCGCCTATGGCAGGGCGATGAGCTCCGAATACAACCTCCGTTCGCCGCCGGCGGAGCGCCTCTTGCCGCGCGACTGA
- a CDS encoding ATP-binding protein, with translation MRGDTAPFERHLRERNLSAARLAAVLVAVLMPAGALLDWFTNPALLGSFFLLRIGATLLALCVLALTFASWAPRHTYVLGIGPGLIGAGSIQVMIEQLDGFASPYYAGLNLCILGMGIVFAWTLLQTAVACGLIVLIWAVPALLGARALEFGPFFNNLYFLVLTTLIAVASNETRYRQVRREFEARAEVARTSEQLAGALARLRELDRLKSEFFANVSHELRTPLTLILSPVEERLGRSEGSSDQGLFEVIRRNAVRLLRLIDDLLDLSRIDAGRLRLQIGAVDMRLLAEQAIEAFRPAAAARGVTLELVVGSDLEGVYGDPHRLEIVLTNLLGNALKFTPERGTIGLEVQIADGRAVVMVRDTGLGIAPEDLPRIFDRFHQVEGGARRTREGAGIGLALARELVELHGGSLAAESELGHGSTFTMRLPLGREHFRSEVIERRKVAMDVGMGRRASDHAIATAEPLVPEPALPQVEEVPVVLEGGRRARIVIAEDNADLREFLRALLGGSYDVFTAVDGREALELVRSERPDLVLSDVMMPQMTGMDLCAALKADPALQNTPIILLTARTGSEAVLEGYTSGADDFVNKPVHPRILLARIKAQLRLRSLSLQLAQQERLAAVGTLAAGVGHEVRNPINAVLNGARALLDRQGTDPATRRVLEVIAEAGGRIEGISAALLDHAHPAENDRPRPCDVRAGLDATLRLLEHRTREIRVHRTYGTSRLVVASAAELNQVFLNLLDNALRSSAQNVWVRVEEREDKVVVGVDDDGPGVPNEIASRIFDPFFTTRGPGEGTGLGLYLSRKIVGRYGGDLRLTSRQGGGASFSVELPGETRT, from the coding sequence ATGAGGGGCGACACGGCTCCGTTCGAGCGCCATCTGCGCGAGCGCAACCTCAGCGCCGCGCGTCTGGCTGCCGTGCTCGTCGCCGTGTTGATGCCCGCAGGTGCGCTCCTCGACTGGTTTACCAACCCGGCGCTGCTCGGCTCCTTCTTCCTTCTGCGGATCGGTGCCACGCTCCTCGCGCTGTGCGTGCTGGCGCTCACCTTCGCAAGCTGGGCTCCGCGCCATACCTACGTTCTCGGCATCGGCCCGGGGCTCATCGGCGCCGGCTCGATCCAGGTGATGATCGAGCAGTTGGACGGATTCGCCTCGCCGTATTACGCGGGGCTGAACCTGTGCATCCTGGGCATGGGGATCGTCTTCGCGTGGACGCTGCTCCAGACGGCGGTCGCGTGCGGACTGATCGTCCTGATCTGGGCGGTTCCAGCACTCCTCGGCGCCCGCGCCCTCGAATTCGGGCCATTCTTCAACAACCTCTACTTCCTCGTGCTGACGACGTTGATTGCGGTCGCCTCGAACGAGACGCGCTACCGGCAGGTCCGAAGAGAGTTCGAGGCCCGCGCCGAGGTTGCGCGGACATCCGAGCAGCTCGCCGGCGCACTCGCGCGGCTGCGCGAGCTCGATCGGCTCAAGAGCGAATTCTTCGCCAACGTCTCGCACGAACTGCGCACGCCGCTGACGCTGATCCTCTCGCCGGTGGAGGAACGCCTCGGTCGCAGCGAAGGCAGCTCCGATCAAGGCTTGTTCGAGGTGATCCGCCGGAACGCGGTCCGACTGCTGCGGCTGATCGACGACCTCCTGGACCTCTCGCGCATCGACGCGGGCCGGCTGCGCCTGCAGATCGGCGCGGTGGACATGCGCCTCCTTGCCGAGCAGGCGATCGAGGCCTTCCGACCAGCGGCTGCGGCACGCGGCGTGACCCTCGAACTCGTGGTCGGTTCCGACCTGGAGGGGGTGTACGGGGACCCGCACCGTCTCGAGATCGTGCTCACGAATCTTCTCGGCAATGCCCTCAAGTTCACGCCGGAGCGCGGCACGATCGGACTCGAAGTGCAGATCGCGGACGGCCGAGCGGTCGTCATGGTGCGTGACACCGGTCTTGGTATTGCGCCGGAGGACCTCCCCCGCATCTTCGACCGCTTCCACCAGGTGGAAGGTGGAGCACGGCGGACGCGCGAGGGTGCCGGCATCGGACTCGCGCTGGCCCGTGAGCTGGTGGAGTTGCACGGCGGTTCGCTCGCGGCGGAGAGCGAATTGGGACACGGCTCCACCTTCACCATGCGCCTGCCCCTGGGACGCGAGCACTTCCGGTCCGAGGTGATCGAGCGGCGCAAGGTCGCGATGGACGTGGGGATGGGCCGACGGGCTTCCGATCATGCCATCGCCACCGCGGAGCCGCTGGTCCCCGAGCCGGCGCTGCCGCAGGTGGAGGAGGTGCCCGTCGTTCTCGAGGGGGGCCGTCGCGCAAGAATCGTGATCGCCGAGGACAACGCCGATCTCCGCGAGTTCCTCCGGGCGCTCCTCGGTGGGAGCTACGACGTCTTCACCGCCGTCGACGGCAGGGAGGCCCTCGAGCTGGTGCGAAGCGAGCGGCCCGACCTGGTGCTCTCCGACGTGATGATGCCGCAGATGACCGGCATGGATCTCTGCGCCGCGCTCAAGGCCGACCCGGCGCTGCAGAACACGCCGATCATCCTCCTCACCGCCCGTACCGGATCCGAGGCGGTGCTCGAGGGCTACACCTCCGGCGCCGACGACTTCGTCAACAAGCCGGTCCACCCGCGGATCCTCCTCGCGCGGATCAAGGCGCAGCTGCGGCTGCGCTCCTTGAGCCTGCAGCTCGCACAGCAGGAGCGCCTCGCTGCGGTGGGCACCCTCGCCGCCGGTGTGGGACACGAGGTGCGCAACCCGATCAACGCGGTGCTCAACGGCGCTCGCGCCCTGCTCGACCGGCAGGGCACCGATCCCGCCACCCGCCGCGTCCTCGAGGTGATCGCCGAGGCCGGCGGCCGCATCGAGGGGATCAGCGCAGCGCTCCTCGATCACGCCCACCCGGCGGAGAACGACAGGCCGCGACCCTGCGACGTCCGCGCGGGCCTGGACGCGACGCTGCGCCTGCTCGAGCACCGCACCAGGGAGATCCGCGTGCACCGTACATACGGCACGTCGCGTCTCGTGGTAGCTTCGGCGGCGGAGCTGAACCAGGTGTTCCTGAACCTTCTCGACAACGCCCTGCGCTCCTCGGCCCAGAACGTCTGGGTCCGCGTGGAGGAGCGAGAGGACAAGGTGGTCGTCGGCGTCGACGACGACGGCCCCGGCGTGCCCAACGAGATCGCTTCGCGGATCTTCGACCCCTTCTTCACCACGCGCGGCCCCGGCGAGGGGACGGGCCTCGGTCTCTACCTCTCCCGGAAGATCGTCGGACGCTACGGCGGCGACCTCCGCCTCACCAGCCGCCAGGGTGGCGGCGCATCCTTCTCGGTCGAGCTGCCGGGGGAGACGCGAACATGA